A region of Vigna radiata var. radiata cultivar VC1973A chromosome 10, Vradiata_ver6, whole genome shotgun sequence DNA encodes the following proteins:
- the LOC106775048 gene encoding adenosine deaminase-like protein, with protein MEWCLSMPKVELHAHLNGSIRDSTLLELTEGLIGKGVIDISEVEHIIKKYNRSVAEVFKLFDLIHILTTDHKTVTRITREVIEDFASENVVYLELRTTPKRNDSVGMTKRSYVEAVIKGLRSITSVDVDFVPRCEDSKSLFSSVPAIGHVRKRIYVRLLLSIDRRETAEAAMETVKLALEMRPFGVVGIDLSGNPNIGDWATYLPALKFAREQGLYVTLHCGEVPNSVEIKNMLDFRPQRIGHACHLEDEHWIQLKSSKIPVEICLTSNIRTLTIRSIDVHHFGDLYKAKHPLVLCTDDSGVFSTSLTEEYKYAADSFGLGRREMFELSRNAIEYTFADSKVKEDLRKFFNSVAKKY; from the exons atggAGTGGTGTTTGTCAATGCCAAAGGTTGAACTGCATGCTCACCTCAATGGATCCATCAGAGACTCCACACTTCT AGAACTCACGGAGGGTTTGATTGGAAAGGGTGTCATAGATATCTCGGAAGTGGAACATATCATCAAGAAAT ACAACCGTTCCGTGGCTGAAGTTTTCAAGCTGTTTGACCTAATCCACATTCTCACTACTGATCACAAGACTGTCACTAGAATTACCAGAGAA GTTATTGAGGATTTTGCATCAGAGAATGTTGTTTATTTGGAGTTGAGGACTACTCCAAAG AGAAATGATTCCGTGGGAATGACCAAACGCTCTTATGTTGAAGCTGTTATCAAAGGTCTGAGATCAATCACTTCTGTTGACGTGGATTTCGTTCCGcgttgtgaagattcaaagagTCTTTTTAGTTCTGTACCTGCAATTGGACATGTGAGAAAAAGAATCTATGTTAGGCTTCTCTTGAGCATTGATAGAAGGGAGACAGCAGAAGCAGCAATGGAAACT GTCAAGCTTGCACTGGAAATGAGGCCATTTGGGGTGGTTGGAATTGACCTCTCTGGAAATCCAAACATTGGTGATTG GGCCACGTATTTGCCGGCATTGAAATTTGCTCGAGAACAAGGCCTTTATGTAACACTTCACTGTGGCGAG GTACCTAATTCAGTGGAGATAAAAAATATGCTTGACTTTCGTCCCCAGAGGATTGGACATGCTTGTCACTTGGAGGATGAACACTGGATACAGCTGAAGTCGTCCAAGATTCCG GTTGAAATCTGTTTGACATCAAACATTAGGACACTGACTATTCGATCCATAGATGTTCACCATTTCG GTGATCTGTACAAAGCAAAACATCCTTTAGTCCTGTGTACTGATGACTCGGGTGTGTTCTCTACCAGTCTCACCGAGGAATACAAATATGCTGCTGATTCATTTG GTCTGGGAAGGAGGGAAATGTTTGAGCTGTCAAGGAATGCTATTGAGTATACATTTGCAGATAGCAAAGTAAAGGaggatttaagaaaatttttcaattcagtggcaaaaaaatattga
- the LOC106774491 gene encoding RNA pseudouridine synthase 6, chloroplastic isoform X2: protein MGSVAATVASMLFSGGCRSLAVPAAGRSLIISRTTLRNHRNKNAPSWCCRSSHNSYTALATESEFSKTDSESLTASTSSDSFPKYDRLLPCPLQKTPPRVEHLVVSEGGPVLEHICKALELPPLYVKDLIQFGAVYYALVCPQPPPTATEEQIRVYKEVTEPSVLRQRASIKGKTVREAQKTFRITHADQFVEPGTYLRVHVHPKRFPRCYEIDWRSRIIAVAESYVVLDKPAGTSVGGTTDNIEESCATFATRALGLTAPLMTTHQIDNCTEGCVVLARTKEYCSVFHGKIRVKKVKKLYRALASSPMPTGIITHYMRPINMAPRLISEDFIKGWHMCQLEIQECRKVPWPTPAIQDKYHVEDCGWPYQDFAYECKINLLTGRTHQLQLRI from the exons ATGGGCTCGGTGGCCGCGACGGTGGCGTCAATGTTGTTCTCTGGCGGCTGCCGGAGCCTCGCGGTGCCTGCAGCGGGGCGCTCCCTTATCATCTCACGGACAACACTTAGAAATCACCGCAACAAGAACGCGCCGAGTTGGTGCTGTCGGAGTTCACACAACAGTTACACTGCACTCGCCACTGAATCTGAATTCTCAAAAACCGACTCCGAAAGCTTAACTGCTTCTACATCTTCCGATAG TTTCCCGAAGTATGACCGATTGCTTCCATGTCCGTTGCAAAAAACTCCACCGAGAGTTGAACACTTGGTCGTGTCCGAAGGAGGACCAGTTTTAGAACATATTTGCAAGGCTCTGGAACTTCCTCCTCT GTACGTTAAGGATCTGATTCAATTTGGAGCTGTATACTACGCTCTTGTTTGTCCACAGCCTCCTCCGACTGCTACTGAAGAACAAATTAGGGTATACAAAGAAGTAACGGAACCTTCGGTATTGCGCCAAAGAGCTTCTATCAAAGGCAAAACTGTGCGAGAGGCACAGAAAACTTTCCGTATAACTCACGCGGATCAATTTGTTGAGCCTGGAACTTATTTGCGAGTCCATGTGCACCCCAAACGCTTTCCTAG GTGTTATGAGATTGACTGGAGATCAAGGATCATAGCTGTGGCGGAATCCTATGTAGTTTTGGATAAACCTGCTGGTACATCA GTAGGTGGCACCACTGACAACATTGAAGAAAGTTGTGCAACCTTCGCTACTCGTGCCTTGGGATTGACAGCCCCTTTGATGACTACTCATCAAATTGATAATTGCACCGAAGGCTG TGTGGTGTTGGCTAGGACTAAAGAGTATTGCTCTGTCTTTCATGGTAAAATCAGG GTGAAAAAGGTGAAGAAGCTCTATCGGGCTCTTGCATCTTCTCCTATGCCAACGGGAATCATTACCCACTACATGCGCCCTATTAACATGGCTCCTAGACTTATTTCTGAAG ATTTTATCAAGGGATGGCATATGTGTCAACTTGAGATCCAGGAATGCAGAAAGGTTCCCTGGCCAACTCCTGCTATACAGGACAAATACCATGTTGAAGATTGTGGGTGGCCTTATCAAGATTTTGCCTACGAGTGCAAAATCAACCTTCTTACTGGTCGTACACATCAG CTGCAATTGCGGATATGA
- the LOC106774491 gene encoding RNA pseudouridine synthase 6, chloroplastic isoform X1, with the protein MGSVAATVASMLFSGGCRSLAVPAAGRSLIISRTTLRNHRNKNAPSWCCRSSHNSYTALATESEFSKTDSESLTASTSSDSFPKYDRLLPCPLQKTPPRVEHLVVSEGGPVLEHICKALELPPLYVKDLIQFGAVYYALVCPQPPPTATEEQIRVYKEVTEPSVLRQRASIKGKTVREAQKTFRITHADQFVEPGTYLRVHVHPKRFPRCYEIDWRSRIIAVAESYVVLDKPAGTSVGGTTDNIEESCATFATRALGLTAPLMTTHQIDNCTEGCVVLARTKEYCSVFHGKIRVKKVKKLYRALASSPMPTGIITHYMRPINMAPRLISEDFIKGWHMCQLEIQECRKVPWPTPAIQDKYHVEDCGWPYQDFAYECKINLLTGRTHQIRAQFAACRAPLIGDSMYMPAAIADMSNPGLNPFGKYKRDFSSESEKETAVVNWIAQHGKEPGVAIGLQACQISWDDNEHFYESGSPWWRC; encoded by the exons ATGGGCTCGGTGGCCGCGACGGTGGCGTCAATGTTGTTCTCTGGCGGCTGCCGGAGCCTCGCGGTGCCTGCAGCGGGGCGCTCCCTTATCATCTCACGGACAACACTTAGAAATCACCGCAACAAGAACGCGCCGAGTTGGTGCTGTCGGAGTTCACACAACAGTTACACTGCACTCGCCACTGAATCTGAATTCTCAAAAACCGACTCCGAAAGCTTAACTGCTTCTACATCTTCCGATAG TTTCCCGAAGTATGACCGATTGCTTCCATGTCCGTTGCAAAAAACTCCACCGAGAGTTGAACACTTGGTCGTGTCCGAAGGAGGACCAGTTTTAGAACATATTTGCAAGGCTCTGGAACTTCCTCCTCT GTACGTTAAGGATCTGATTCAATTTGGAGCTGTATACTACGCTCTTGTTTGTCCACAGCCTCCTCCGACTGCTACTGAAGAACAAATTAGGGTATACAAAGAAGTAACGGAACCTTCGGTATTGCGCCAAAGAGCTTCTATCAAAGGCAAAACTGTGCGAGAGGCACAGAAAACTTTCCGTATAACTCACGCGGATCAATTTGTTGAGCCTGGAACTTATTTGCGAGTCCATGTGCACCCCAAACGCTTTCCTAG GTGTTATGAGATTGACTGGAGATCAAGGATCATAGCTGTGGCGGAATCCTATGTAGTTTTGGATAAACCTGCTGGTACATCA GTAGGTGGCACCACTGACAACATTGAAGAAAGTTGTGCAACCTTCGCTACTCGTGCCTTGGGATTGACAGCCCCTTTGATGACTACTCATCAAATTGATAATTGCACCGAAGGCTG TGTGGTGTTGGCTAGGACTAAAGAGTATTGCTCTGTCTTTCATGGTAAAATCAGG GTGAAAAAGGTGAAGAAGCTCTATCGGGCTCTTGCATCTTCTCCTATGCCAACGGGAATCATTACCCACTACATGCGCCCTATTAACATGGCTCCTAGACTTATTTCTGAAG ATTTTATCAAGGGATGGCATATGTGTCAACTTGAGATCCAGGAATGCAGAAAGGTTCCCTGGCCAACTCCTGCTATACAGGACAAATACCATGTTGAAGATTGTGGGTGGCCTTATCAAGATTTTGCCTACGAGTGCAAAATCAACCTTCTTACTGGTCGTACACATCAG ATTCGAGCTCAATTTGCTGCCTGTAGAGCACCGCTAATTGGTGATTCTATGTATATGCCAGCTGCAATTGCGGATATGAGTAATCCTGGACTTAACCCATTTGGAAAATACAAGAGAGATTTCAGTAGTGAGAGTGAGAAAGAAACGGCTGTTGTAAATTGGATTGCACAACATGGAAAAGAGCCAGGTGTTGCAATTGGTCTTCAAGCATGTCAAATTTCATGGGATGACAACGAACACTTTTACGAATCTGGTTCACCTTGGTGGAGGTGTTAA